In the genome of Siniperca chuatsi isolate FFG_IHB_CAS linkage group LG17, ASM2008510v1, whole genome shotgun sequence, one region contains:
- the LOC122864256 gene encoding uncharacterized protein LOC122864256 has product MTAMQGAGLTIGSTLGFSVLPKDTLSYEQQELGIDPPTLISEQPALPPEPQPSHDFNNAKQHVQLGDTASNEGTDVPTASAAGSLTTSCMSLWLSVQPQTFQSFIRRRLLLQRRVSVRTSSCGASTPGGDPNVMEAKWQSMVNHVQDIMNTPLLYFPAHPHLGEMQGKRSGWNQVVVVYCMWLSVRISGPAFNVLGLFWFQCTPTIK; this is encoded by the exons ATGAcagccatgcaaggtgctggcctgaccatcgggagcactctggggttcagtgtcttgcccaaggacactttgagcTATGAACAGCAGGAGCTGGGGATTGACCCGCCAACTCTGATCAGTGaacaacctgctctacctccaGAGCCACAGCCGTCCCATGATTTCAATAATGCTAAGCAACATGTG CAGTTGGGAGATACTGCAAGTAATGAAGGGACAGATGTTCCCACAGCCAGTGCTGCTGGCTCCTTAACCACCAGCTGTATGTCTCTGTGGCTTTCAGTGCAACCTCAAACCTTTCAATCGTTCATCAG gcggcggctgctgctgcaaagGAGAGTGAGTGTGAGGACCTCAAGCTGTGGAGCTTCCACTCCTGGTGGAGATCCAAATGTGATGGAGGCCAAGTGGCAAAGCATGGTGAACCATGTTCAGGACATCATGAACACACCACTACTGTATTTCCCTGCGCATCCACATCTGGGGGAGATGCAGGGAAAGAGGAGTGGGTGGAACCAGGTTGTagttgtgtactgtatgtggcttAGTGTAAGGATTAGTGGTCCAGCCTTCAATGTACTTGGTTTATTTTGGTTCCAGTGCACGCCAACCATAAAATAA